In the genome of Perca fluviatilis chromosome 4, GENO_Pfluv_1.0, whole genome shotgun sequence, one region contains:
- the si:dkey-43k4.5 gene encoding potassium voltage-gated channel subfamily S member 2 — protein MVKESLPSWVRQDSDEALVHVNVGGLKRSLCSSTLKKFPDTRLGKLLACDSEEDILQVCDDYDVQQKEFYFDRNPGLFPYVLHFYQTGKLHIMEELCVFSFSQEIEYWGINEFFLDSCCSYRYHDRKLENSRHHSWDDESDVSSVDTSVDEISDLNREMLHFQKVRYGNIRKCLWLTLENPGYSIPSKLFSLVSIGVVLTSIAIMCINSIPEYQTFNDEGKLIEDPTMQALEVFCICWFNFEVVSRLLLSPNKRKFFHHPLNIIDMVSVAPIYITLLFDLTLGSESELGNLGRLIQVFRLMRIFRVLKLARHSTGLRSLGATLRHSYREVGILLLYLGVGVSVFSGIAYTAEYEEDVGLDTIPACWWWGTVSMTTVGYGDVVPVTVAGKLAASGCILGGTLVVALPITIIFNKFSHFYRRQKALEASVRNNHRRKMRMSCENEPEEEEEEEEEEEGSDGDSRCLDDDDTDGMEEDDIDHEDDGGVINYSYVEHPSYTSILRRKELCQL, from the exons ATGGTGAAGGAGAGTCTGCCCAGCTGGGTCCGACAGGACTCTGACGAGGCTCTTGTCCACGTGAACGTCGGGGGTCTGAAGAGGAGTCTCTGTTCCAGTACGCTGAAGAAATTCCCAGACACCAGATTGGGGAAACTGCTGGCGTGTGATTCAGAGGAGGATATACTGCAG GTGTGTGACGACTATGACGTGCAGCAGAaggagttttattttgataggaatcCCGGCCTGTTTCCTTACGTCCTCCACTTTTACCAGACGGGCAAACTTCACATCATGGAGGAGCTGTGTGTCTTCTCTTTCAG TCAGGAGATCGAGTACTGGGGCATCAATGAGTTCTTCCTGGACAGTTGCTGCAGTTACCGTTACCACGACCGCAAGCTGGAGAACAGCCGGCATCACAGCTGGGACGACGAGAGCGACGTCAGCAGCGTCGACACATCTGTGGACGAGATATCTGACTTAAACAG AGAAATGCTGCATTTCCAGAAGGTGCGTTATGGGAACATCAGGAAGTGTCTATGGCTGACGCTGGAGAACCCGGGATACTCCATCCCCAGCAAGCTCTTCAGTCTGGTCTCCATCGGGGTGGTGCTCACATCCATCGCCATCATGTGTATCAACAGCATCCCTGAGTATCAG aCATTTAACGATGAAGGGAAGTTGATCGAGGACCCGACCATGCAGGCTCTGGAGGTGTTCTGCATCTGCTGGTTCAACTTCGAG GTGGTGTCGcggctgctgctctccccgaaCAAGAGAAAGTTCTTTCATCACCCTCTGAACATTATCGACATGGTGTCTGTGGCTCCCATCTACATCACGCTGCTCTTTGACTTGACTTTGGGATCAGAGTCTGAACTGGGAAATTTGGGACGACTCATACAG gtgtTCAGGTTAATGAGGATCTTCAGGGTTTTGAAGTTGGCCCGACACTCGACAGGACTTCGGTCACTGGGAGCGACACTTCGG CACAGTTACCGCGAGGTCGGCATCCTGCTGCTGTACCTGGGAGTCGGAGTGTCCGTCTTCTCGGGTATCGCTTACACTGCTGAATACGAAGAG GATGTGGGTCTGGACACCATCCCGGCCTGCTGGTGGTGGGGGACGGTTAGCATGACGACGGTGGGCTACGGCGACGTGGTGCCCGTTACGGTGGCCGGAAAGCTGGCGGCCAGCGGATGCATCCTGGGCGGCACCCTGGTGGTGGCGCTGCCCATCACCATCATCTTCAACAAGTTCTCCCACTTTTACCGGAGACAGAAAGCCCTGGAGGCGTCGGTGAGAAACAACCACCGCAGGAAGATGAGGATGAGCTGCGAGAACGAgccggaggaggaagaggaggaggaagaggaagaggaggggtcAGACGGGGACAGCAGGTGTCTGGACGATGATGATACTGATGGCATGGAGGAGGACGATATAGACCACGAGGATGACGGAGGTGTGATCAACTACAGCTACGTGGAGCATCCGTCCTACACGTCCATActgaggaggaaggagctgTGTCAGCTGTGA